The following proteins are encoded in a genomic region of Hymenobacter siberiensis:
- a CDS encoding NifU family protein, with the protein MPRVEAALDSLRPYLATDGGNVRVANITPEGVLQLEWEGACGACPMSPMTRAGLEDTVKKAVPEITAVEAR; encoded by the coding sequence ATGCCCCGCGTAGAGGCTGCGCTGGACAGCCTGCGCCCCTACCTGGCCACCGACGGCGGCAACGTGCGCGTGGCCAACATCACCCCCGAGGGCGTGCTGCAACTGGAATGGGAAGGTGCCTGCGGGGCCTGCCCCATGTCGCCAATGACCCGCGCCGGCCTGGAAGACACGGTGAAAAAAGCCGTACCCGAAATCACGGCCGTCGAGGCACGGTAG